One part of the Arabidopsis thaliana chromosome 1 sequence genome encodes these proteins:
- a CDS encoding nodulin MtN21 /EamA-like transporter family protein codes for MRIAISFADLRPKRLLTLMADRSRIRGFLREEHVTYASILLYITLSSGQIFFNKWVLSSKEINFPYPLGLTLLHMTFSSVLCFLLTKVFKVMKVEEGMTLEIYVTSVIPIGAMFAMTLWLGNTAYLYITVAFSQMLKAIMPVAVFILGVCVGLEIMSCKMLLIMSVISFGVLVSSYGELNINWVGVVYQMGGIVSEALRLILMEILVKRKGIKLNPLSLMYYMSPCSAICLFIPWIFLEKSKMDTWNFHVLVLSLNSLCTFALNLSVFLVISRTSALTIRIAGVVKDWLVVLVSALLFAETKLTIINLFGYAVAIVGVATYNNHKPKNGESITLVSQSPKNSDKKPDGPL; via the exons ATGAGAATCGCAATATCTTTTGCTGATTTGAGACCAAAACGATTGTTGACTCTAATGGCGGATCGAAGTCGGATCAGAGGCTTTCTTAGAGAAGAACATGTGACGTATGCTTCCATTCTTCTCTACATCACTCTCTCTAGCGGtcaaatcttcttcaataAG TGGGTATTGTCATCTAAGGAAATAAACTTCCCTTATCCACTTGGATTGACATTACTTCACATGactttttcctctgttttgtgttttctccTCACGAAGGTTTTTAAG GTCATGAAGGTTGAGGAAGGAATGACATTAGAAat ATATGTTACATCAGTTATTCCAATAGGTGCAATGTTTGCAATGACTCTATGGTTAGGAAACACTGCTTATCTCTACATAACTGTTGCATTTTCCCAAATGTTGAAAGCCATCA TGCCTGTTGCTGTGTTTATACTTGGAGTTTGTGTTGGGCTTGAAATAATGAGCTGCAAGATGCTTTTGATAATGTCAGTCATAAGTTTTGGCGTTTTAGTCTCGTCTTATGGTGAATTAAACATCAACTGGGTTGGAGTTGTTTACCAAATGGGTGGTATTGTTTCAGAAGCCTTGAGGCTAATCTTAATGGAAATTCTTGTTAAGAGGAAAGGCATCAAATTAAATCCACTCTCTCTTATGTACTACATGAGCCCATGCAG CGCGATTTGCTTGTTCATACCATGGATATTTCTTGAGAAGTCGAAGATGGATACATGGAACTTTCATGTTCTTGTCTTGAGTCTTAATTCGCTATGTACATTTGCTCTCAATTTGTCGGTTTTTCTTGTGATATCTCGAACAAGTGCTCTTACTATCCGAATTGCTGGCGTGGTTAAAGATTGGTTGGTTGTTTTGGTCTCAGCTCTTCTCTTTGCCGAGACAAAACTCACAATCATCAATCTCTTTGGTTATGCCGTTG CCATCGTTGGTGTAGCTACGTATAACAACCATAAGCCAAAGAACGGTGAAAGCATAACGTTGGTTTCTCAATCTCCGAAAAACTCCGACAAGAAACCCGATGGCCCATTATAG
- a CDS encoding nodulin MtN21 /EamA-like transporter family protein: MRIAISFADLRPKRLLTLMADRSRIRGFLREEHVTYASILLYITLSSGQIFFNKWVLSSKEINFPYPLGLTLLHMTFSSVLCFLLTKVFKVMKVEEGMTLEIYVTSVIPIGAMFAMTLWLGNTAYLYITVAFSQMLKAIMPVAVFILGVCVGLEIMSCKMLLIMSVISFGVLVSSYGELNINWVGVVYQMGGIVSEALRLILMEILVKRKGIKLNPLSLMYYMSPCRYCENQRTLFSLFIFLI, encoded by the exons ATGAGAATCGCAATATCTTTTGCTGATTTGAGACCAAAACGATTGTTGACTCTAATGGCGGATCGAAGTCGGATCAGAGGCTTTCTTAGAGAAGAACATGTGACGTATGCTTCCATTCTTCTCTACATCACTCTCTCTAGCGGtcaaatcttcttcaataAG TGGGTATTGTCATCTAAGGAAATAAACTTCCCTTATCCACTTGGATTGACATTACTTCACATGactttttcctctgttttgtgttttctccTCACGAAGGTTTTTAAG GTCATGAAGGTTGAGGAAGGAATGACATTAGAAat ATATGTTACATCAGTTATTCCAATAGGTGCAATGTTTGCAATGACTCTATGGTTAGGAAACACTGCTTATCTCTACATAACTGTTGCATTTTCCCAAATGTTGAAAGCCATCA TGCCTGTTGCTGTGTTTATACTTGGAGTTTGTGTTGGGCTTGAAATAATGAGCTGCAAGATGCTTTTGATAATGTCAGTCATAAGTTTTGGCGTTTTAGTCTCGTCTTATGGTGAATTAAACATCAACTGGGTTGGAGTTGTTTACCAAATGGGTGGTATTGTTTCAGAAGCCTTGAGGCTAATCTTAATGGAAATTCTTGTTAAGAGGAAAGGCATCAAATTAAATCCACTCTCTCTTATGTACTACATGAGCCCATGCAGGTATTGTGAAAATCAAAGAACCCTATtctcattatttatttttttaatttga
- a CDS encoding nodulin MtN21 /EamA-like transporter family protein (nodulin MtN21 /EamA-like transporter family protein; CONTAINS InterPro DOMAIN/s: Protein of unknown function DUF250 (InterPro:IPR004853); BEST Arabidopsis thaliana protein match is: Nucleotide/sugar transporter family protein (TAIR:AT3G14410.1); Has 2431 Blast hits to 2424 proteins in 266 species: Archae - 2; Bacteria - 61; Metazoa - 541; Fungi - 378; Plants - 1216; Viruses - 0; Other Eukaryotes - 233 (source: NCBI BLink).), with translation MADRSRIRGFLREEHVTYASILLYITLSSGQIFFNKWVLSSKEINFPYPLGLTLLHMTFSSVLCFLLTKVFKVMKVEEGMTLEIYVTSVIPIGAMFAMTLWLGNTAYLYITVAFSQMLKAIMPVAVFILGVCVGLEIMSCKMLLIMSVISFGVLVSSYGELNINWVGVVYQMGGIVSEALRLILMEILVKRKGIKLNPLSLMYYMSPCSAICLFIPWIFLEKSKMDTWNFHVLVLSLNSLCTFALNLSVFLVISRTSALTIRIAGVVKDWLVVLVSALLFAETKLTIINLFGYAVAIVGVATYNNHKPKNGESITLVSQSPKNSDKKPDGPL, from the exons ATGGCGGATCGAAGTCGGATCAGAGGCTTTCTTAGAGAAGAACATGTGACGTATGCTTCCATTCTTCTCTACATCACTCTCTCTAGCGGtcaaatcttcttcaataAG TGGGTATTGTCATCTAAGGAAATAAACTTCCCTTATCCACTTGGATTGACATTACTTCACATGactttttcctctgttttgtgttttctccTCACGAAGGTTTTTAAG GTCATGAAGGTTGAGGAAGGAATGACATTAGAAat ATATGTTACATCAGTTATTCCAATAGGTGCAATGTTTGCAATGACTCTATGGTTAGGAAACACTGCTTATCTCTACATAACTGTTGCATTTTCCCAAATGTTGAAAGCCATCA TGCCTGTTGCTGTGTTTATACTTGGAGTTTGTGTTGGGCTTGAAATAATGAGCTGCAAGATGCTTTTGATAATGTCAGTCATAAGTTTTGGCGTTTTAGTCTCGTCTTATGGTGAATTAAACATCAACTGGGTTGGAGTTGTTTACCAAATGGGTGGTATTGTTTCAGAAGCCTTGAGGCTAATCTTAATGGAAATTCTTGTTAAGAGGAAAGGCATCAAATTAAATCCACTCTCTCTTATGTACTACATGAGCCCATGCAG CGCGATTTGCTTGTTCATACCATGGATATTTCTTGAGAAGTCGAAGATGGATACATGGAACTTTCATGTTCTTGTCTTGAGTCTTAATTCGCTATGTACATTTGCTCTCAATTTGTCGGTTTTTCTTGTGATATCTCGAACAAGTGCTCTTACTATCCGAATTGCTGGCGTGGTTAAAGATTGGTTGGTTGTTTTGGTCTCAGCTCTTCTCTTTGCCGAGACAAAACTCACAATCATCAATCTCTTTGGTTATGCCGTTG CCATCGTTGGTGTAGCTACGTATAACAACCATAAGCCAAAGAACGGTGAAAGCATAACGTTGGTTTCTCAATCTCCGAAAAACTCCGACAAGAAACCCGATGGCCCATTATAG
- a CDS encoding nodulin MtN21 /EamA-like transporter family protein, whose translation MQWVLSSKEINFPYPLGLTLLHMTFSSVLCFLLTKVFKVMKVEEGMTLEIYVTSVIPIGAMFAMTLWLGNTAYLYITVAFSQMLKAIMPVAVFILGVCVGLEIMSCKMLLIMSVISFGVLVSSYGELNINWVGVVYQMGGIVSEALRLILMEILVKRKGIKLNPLSLMYYMSPCSAICLFIPWIFLEKSKMDTWNFHVLVLSLNSLCTFALNLSVFLVISRTSALTIRIAGVVKDWLVVLVSALLFAETKLTIINLFGYAVAIVGVATYNNHKPKNGESITLVSQSPKNSDKKPDGPL comes from the exons ATGCAGTGGGTATTGTCATCTAAGGAAATAAACTTCCCTTATCCACTTGGATTGACATTACTTCACATGactttttcctctgttttgtgttttctccTCACGAAGGTTTTTAAG GTCATGAAGGTTGAGGAAGGAATGACATTAGAAat ATATGTTACATCAGTTATTCCAATAGGTGCAATGTTTGCAATGACTCTATGGTTAGGAAACACTGCTTATCTCTACATAACTGTTGCATTTTCCCAAATGTTGAAAGCCATCA TGCCTGTTGCTGTGTTTATACTTGGAGTTTGTGTTGGGCTTGAAATAATGAGCTGCAAGATGCTTTTGATAATGTCAGTCATAAGTTTTGGCGTTTTAGTCTCGTCTTATGGTGAATTAAACATCAACTGGGTTGGAGTTGTTTACCAAATGGGTGGTATTGTTTCAGAAGCCTTGAGGCTAATCTTAATGGAAATTCTTGTTAAGAGGAAAGGCATCAAATTAAATCCACTCTCTCTTATGTACTACATGAGCCCATGCAG CGCGATTTGCTTGTTCATACCATGGATATTTCTTGAGAAGTCGAAGATGGATACATGGAACTTTCATGTTCTTGTCTTGAGTCTTAATTCGCTATGTACATTTGCTCTCAATTTGTCGGTTTTTCTTGTGATATCTCGAACAAGTGCTCTTACTATCCGAATTGCTGGCGTGGTTAAAGATTGGTTGGTTGTTTTGGTCTCAGCTCTTCTCTTTGCCGAGACAAAACTCACAATCATCAATCTCTTTGGTTATGCCGTTG CCATCGTTGGTGTAGCTACGTATAACAACCATAAGCCAAAGAACGGTGAAAGCATAACGTTGGTTTCTCAATCTCCGAAAAACTCCGACAAGAAACCCGATGGCCCATTATAG
- a CDS encoding nodulin MtN21 /EamA-like transporter family protein, whose product MFAMTLWLGNTAYLYITVAFSQMLKAIMPVAVFILGVCVGLEIMSCKMLLIMSVISFGVLVSSYGELNINWVGVVYQMGGIVSEALRLILMEILVKRKGIKLNPLSLMYYMSPCSAICLFIPWIFLEKSKMDTWNFHVLVLSLNSLCTFALNLSVFLVISRTSALTIRIAGVVKDWLVVLVSALLFAETKLTIINLFGYAVAIVGVATYNNHKPKNGESITLVSQSPKNSDKKPDGPL is encoded by the exons ATGTTTGCAATGACTCTATGGTTAGGAAACACTGCTTATCTCTACATAACTGTTGCATTTTCCCAAATGTTGAAAGCCATCA TGCCTGTTGCTGTGTTTATACTTGGAGTTTGTGTTGGGCTTGAAATAATGAGCTGCAAGATGCTTTTGATAATGTCAGTCATAAGTTTTGGCGTTTTAGTCTCGTCTTATGGTGAATTAAACATCAACTGGGTTGGAGTTGTTTACCAAATGGGTGGTATTGTTTCAGAAGCCTTGAGGCTAATCTTAATGGAAATTCTTGTTAAGAGGAAAGGCATCAAATTAAATCCACTCTCTCTTATGTACTACATGAGCCCATGCAG CGCGATTTGCTTGTTCATACCATGGATATTTCTTGAGAAGTCGAAGATGGATACATGGAACTTTCATGTTCTTGTCTTGAGTCTTAATTCGCTATGTACATTTGCTCTCAATTTGTCGGTTTTTCTTGTGATATCTCGAACAAGTGCTCTTACTATCCGAATTGCTGGCGTGGTTAAAGATTGGTTGGTTGTTTTGGTCTCAGCTCTTCTCTTTGCCGAGACAAAACTCACAATCATCAATCTCTTTGGTTATGCCGTTG CCATCGTTGGTGTAGCTACGTATAACAACCATAAGCCAAAGAACGGTGAAAGCATAACGTTGGTTTCTCAATCTCCGAAAAACTCCGACAAGAAACCCGATGGCCCATTATAG
- the MSRB1 gene encoding methionine sulfoxide reductase B 1 (methionine sulfoxide reductase B 1 (MSRB1); FUNCTIONS IN: peptide-methionine-(S)-S-oxide reductase activity; INVOLVED IN: response to oxidative stress; LOCATED IN: chloroplast; EXPRESSED IN: 23 plant structures; EXPRESSED DURING: 13 growth stages; CONTAINS InterPro DOMAIN/s: Methionine sulphoxide reductase B (InterPro:IPR002579), Mss4-like (InterPro:IPR011057); BEST Arabidopsis thaliana protein match is: methionine sulfoxide reductase B3 (TAIR:AT4G04800.1); Has 30201 Blast hits to 17322 proteins in 780 species: Archae - 12; Bacteria - 1396; Metazoa - 17338; Fungi - 3422; Plants - 5037; Viruses - 0; Other Eukaryotes - 2996 (source: NCBI BLink).), producing the protein MASSTRLTIIQSSFVSARTRLNYVSKTNHSGFACRSLSKPRNLSLSVYSMGSSSSSPKPDNVQEAEKNEFASLSENEWKKRLTPEQYYITRQKGTERAFTGEYWNSKTPGVYNCVCCDTPLFDGTGWPSYYQPIGNNVKTKLDLSIIFMPRQEVVCAVCNAHLGHVFDDGPRPTGKRYCLNSAALKLNALEKTRD; encoded by the exons ATGGCTTCTTCTACTAGATTAACTATTATACAATCAAGCTTCGTCTCCGCAAGAACAAGACTCAATTACGTCTCCAAGACAAATCATTCTGGGTTCGCTTGTCGTTCTCTTTCAAAACCCAGAAACTTGAGTCTCTCTGTTTATTCTATGGGTTCTTCTAGTTCTTCTCCGAAACCAGACAACGTCCAAg AGGCTGAGAAGAATGAGTTTGCTTCTCTAAGTGAAAATGAATGGAAGAAACGGCTAACACCAGAACAGTACTACATCACTAGACAGAAGGGCACAGAGAGAGCTTTCACTGG gGAGTATTGGAACTCAAAGACCCCTGGAGTATATAATTGTGTATGTTGCGACACACCTCTATTTGA TGGAACAGGGTGGCCATCTTACTACCAACCAATTGGAAACAATGTGAAGACAAAGCTAGACCTCTCTATCATCTTCATGCCTAGACAAGAAGTTGTCTGTGCTGTTTGTAACGCCCATCTTGGTCATGTCTTTGACGACGGTCCACGCCCAACCGGAAAACGATATTGCCTCAACAG TGCTGCTCTGAAACTTAACGCATTGGagaaaacaagagattga
- the MSRB1 gene encoding methionine sulfoxide reductase B 1 (methionine sulfoxide reductase B 1 (MSRB1); FUNCTIONS IN: peptide-methionine-(S)-S-oxide reductase activity; INVOLVED IN: response to oxidative stress, N-terminal protein myristoylation; LOCATED IN: chloroplast stroma, chloroplast; EXPRESSED IN: 23 plant structures; EXPRESSED DURING: 13 growth stages; CONTAINS InterPro DOMAIN/s: Methionine sulphoxide reductase B (InterPro:IPR002579), Mss4-like (InterPro:IPR011057); BEST Arabidopsis thaliana protein match is: methionine sulfoxide reductase B5 (TAIR:AT4G04830.1); Has 8431 Blast hits to 8426 proteins in 2226 species: Archae - 84; Bacteria - 4884; Metazoa - 272; Fungi - 135; Plants - 207; Viruses - 1; Other Eukaryotes - 2848 (source: NCBI BLink).) yields MASSTRLTIIQSSFVSARTRLNYVSKTNHSGFACRSLSKPRNLSLSVYSMGSSSSSPKPDNVQEAEKNEFASLSENEWKKRLTPEQYYITRQKGTERAFTGEYWNSKTPGVYNCVCCDTPLFDSSTKFDSGTGWPSYYQPIGNNVKTKLDLSIIFMPRQEVVCAVCNAHLGHVFDDGPRPTGKRYCLNSAALKLNALEKTRD; encoded by the exons ATGGCTTCTTCTACTAGATTAACTATTATACAATCAAGCTTCGTCTCCGCAAGAACAAGACTCAATTACGTCTCCAAGACAAATCATTCTGGGTTCGCTTGTCGTTCTCTTTCAAAACCCAGAAACTTGAGTCTCTCTGTTTATTCTATGGGTTCTTCTAGTTCTTCTCCGAAACCAGACAACGTCCAAg AGGCTGAGAAGAATGAGTTTGCTTCTCTAAGTGAAAATGAATGGAAGAAACGGCTAACACCAGAACAGTACTACATCACTAGACAGAAGGGCACAGAGAGAGCTTTCACTGG gGAGTATTGGAACTCAAAGACCCCTGGAGTATATAATTGTGTATGTTGCGACACACCTCTATTTGA TTCATCAACAAAGTTTGATAGTGGAACAGGGTGGCCATCTTACTACCAACCAATTGGAAACAATGTGAAGACAAAGCTAGACCTCTCTATCATCTTCATGCCTAGACAAGAAGTTGTCTGTGCTGTTTGTAACGCCCATCTTGGTCATGTCTTTGACGACGGTCCACGCCCAACCGGAAAACGATATTGCCTCAACAG TGCTGCTCTGAAACTTAACGCATTGGagaaaacaagagattga
- the GSTU28 gene encoding glutathione S-transferase TAU 28 (glutathione S-transferase TAU 28 (GSTU28); FUNCTIONS IN: glutathione transferase activity; INVOLVED IN: response to cadmium ion, toxin catabolic process; LOCATED IN: cytoplasm; EXPRESSED IN: 7 plant structures; EXPRESSED DURING: 4 anthesis, LP.10 ten leaves visible, petal differentiation and expansion stage; CONTAINS InterPro DOMAIN/s: Thioredoxin fold (InterPro:IPR012335), Glutathione S-transferase, C-terminal (InterPro:IPR004046), Glutathione S-transferase, C-terminal-like (InterPro:IPR010987), Glutathione S-transferase/chloride channel, C-terminal (InterPro:IPR017933), Glutathione S-transferase, N-terminal (InterPro:IPR004045), Thioredoxin-like fold (InterPro:IPR012336); BEST Arabidopsis thaliana protein match is: glutathione S-transferase TAU 25 (TAIR:AT1G17180.1); Has 6308 Blast hits to 6256 proteins in 1129 species: Archae - 0; Bacteria - 2948; Metazoa - 456; Fungi - 175; Plants - 1987; Viruses - 0; Other Eukaryotes - 742 (source: NCBI BLink).), producing the protein MGKENSKVVVLDFWASPYAMRTKVALREKGVEFEVQEEDLWNKSELLLKSNPVHKKVPVLIHNNTPISESLIQVQYIDETWTDAASFLPSDPQSRATARFWADYADKTISFEGGRKIWGNKKGEEQEKGKKEFLESLKVLEAELGDKSYFGGETFGYVDITLVPFYSWFYALEKCGDFSVEAECPKIVAWGKRCVERNSVAATLPESEKVYQQVLKLRQIFGVE; encoded by the exons ATGGGGAAAGAAAATAgcaaagttgttgttttggaCTTCTGGGCAAGTCCTTACGCTATGAGGACGAAGGTTGCGTTGAGAGAGAAAGGAGTTGAGTTTGAGGTTCAAGAGGAAGATCTGTGGAACAAGAGTGAGCTGTTGTTGAAATCAAACCCTGTTCACAAGAAAGTCCCTGTTCTTATCCACAACAACACACCAATTTCTGAATCGCTCATCCAAGTTCAGTACATCGACGAGACGTGGACTGATGCTGCATCTTTCTTGCCCTCTGATCCTCAATCTAGAGCCACTGCAAGGTTCTGGGCTGATTACGCTGATAAAACG ATATCATTTGAAGGAGGAAGAAAGATTTGGGGAAACAAGAAAGGggaagaacaagagaaaggCAAGAAAGAGTTTCTTGAGAGCTTGAAGGTTCTTGAAGCTGAGCTTGGAGACAAATCTTACTTTGGAGGAGAGACATTTGGTTATGTAGACATAACTCTTGTCCCGTTTTACAGTTGGTTCTACGCACTCGAGAAATGTGGTGACTTCTCTGTCGAAGCTGAGTGTCCGAAGATCGTGGCTTGGGGAAAGAGATGTGTTGAACGAAACAGTGTTGCTGCTACATTGCCTGAATCTGAGAAAGTTTATCAACAAGTCCTTAAGCTCAGACAGATTTTTGGTGTTGAATGA
- a CDS encoding DNA directed RNA polymerase, 7 kDa subunit (DNA directed RNA polymerase, 7 kDa subunit; FUNCTIONS IN: DNA-directed RNA polymerase activity, DNA binding; INVOLVED IN: pollen tube growth, transcription; LOCATED IN: nucleus; EXPRESSED IN: leaf whorl, sperm cell; EXPRESSED DURING: M germinated pollen stage; CONTAINS InterPro DOMAIN/s: RNA polymerase Rbp10 (InterPro:IPR006591); BEST Arabidopsis thaliana protein match is: DNA directed RNA polymerase, 7 kDa subunit (TAIR:AT5G41010.1); Has 279 Blast hits to 279 proteins in 113 species: Archae - 0; Bacteria - 0; Metazoa - 125; Fungi - 54; Plants - 68; Viruses - 0; Other Eukaryotes - 32 (source: NCBI BLink).) produces the protein MDLQQSETDDKQPEQLVIYVCGDCGQENILKRGDVFQCRDCGFRILYKKRILDKKETRIV, from the exons ATGGATCTACAACAGTCCGAAACAGATGATAAACAGCCCGAACAACTAGTTATTTACGTCTGCGGAG attGTGGACAAGAGAACATTTTGAAGCGTGGAGATGTGTTCCAATGCAGAGATTGTGGGTTCCGTATTCTCTACAAGAAGCGTATTCTCGACAAGAAGGAAACCCGTATAG TTTAA